From Halotia branconii CENA392, the proteins below share one genomic window:
- a CDS encoding AAA-like domain-containing protein, with protein MPAIILVVDDEPDLELLLRQKFRKKIREKQFHLIFARNGVEALEILQMEPDIDIVLTDIYMPEMDGLTLITKLNELYPIIKAVIISAYNDMENIRTAMNRGAFDFLTKPINFQDLEITTSKTLQHVQQMKIAKKQEFLVQETQAKLLVRLQQEVTVRQQAELALRESQARLTQFLEAVPVGIFVVNSDGQPYYANQTAQQLLGKGIVTEATPTQLAEIYQVYLAGKKQLYPTEQQPIVQALNGKSVIIDNMEIHQADKIIPLEVSATPIFNEQGEIVYAIAAFQDITQRKQSEAERVQLILELKVKNLALQEAKEALAKSNLNLEQKVKERTQELSQTLEILKATKAELVFENALLKSAEQSSIFDYQVGGSLPMDAPTYVVRSADRYLYKALKNKEFCYVLNARQMGKSSLMVRIIHHLQKQGFNCAAIDITRLGCENITPAQWYKGLVVELWQSFNLLGKVNLKAWWHEQKNLSPIQCLSRFIEDVLLDQVSDENIFIFIDEIDSVLSLDFLVNDFFALIRFCYNQRSINPKYRRLTFALFGVATPSDLITDYQRTPFNIGQAIQLNGFHVHEAQPLLEGLTQKVSNPQLVLKEVLAWTSGQPFLTQKLCKLIRSSVSAIPTNSEAEWIESLVFTNIINNWESQDEPEHLRTIRDRILKNTRHPVGLLELYQQIWHQEKIPAVDSPEARELLLSGLIIKEEGSLKVHNRIYELIFNSSWASSWKLKIEN; from the coding sequence ATGCCAGCAATAATACTGGTTGTGGATGATGAGCCTGACTTAGAACTCTTACTCCGCCAGAAATTTAGAAAAAAAATTCGGGAAAAACAATTTCATCTGATTTTTGCCCGTAATGGTGTTGAAGCATTAGAAATACTACAAATGGAACCGGATATAGATATAGTGTTAACTGATATCTATATGCCGGAAATGGATGGGTTAACTTTAATTACCAAACTTAATGAGTTATATCCCATTATTAAAGCAGTAATTATTTCTGCGTATAATGATATGGAAAATATCAGAACTGCGATGAATCGTGGTGCTTTTGACTTTTTAACTAAACCAATAAATTTTCAGGATTTAGAAATTACAACTAGTAAAACTCTGCAACATGTGCAGCAAATGAAAATAGCTAAGAAGCAGGAATTTTTAGTACAAGAAACTCAAGCAAAATTATTAGTACGTTTACAACAAGAAGTCACAGTACGCCAACAAGCAGAGTTAGCATTACGTGAAAGCCAAGCAAGGCTGACTCAATTCTTAGAAGCTGTGCCAGTGGGCATATTCGTAGTTAATAGTGATGGTCAACCTTACTACGCTAATCAAACTGCACAGCAGCTACTTGGTAAGGGAATCGTCACTGAAGCCACACCTACTCAATTAGCAGAGATTTATCAAGTTTATTTGGCAGGTAAAAAGCAGTTATACCCTACAGAACAGCAGCCTATTGTGCAAGCATTAAACGGTAAAAGTGTCATTATCGATAATATGGAGATTCACCAAGCCGACAAGATTATTCCTTTAGAGGTGTCGGCTACGCCAATTTTTAATGAACAAGGTGAAATTGTTTATGCCATAGCCGCTTTTCAAGATATCACACAACGCAAACAATCAGAAGCTGAACGAGTACAGTTAATTTTAGAGTTGAAAGTTAAGAATCTTGCCTTACAAGAAGCTAAAGAAGCGTTAGCTAAATCTAACCTAAATTTAGAACAAAAAGTCAAAGAACGGACTCAAGAGCTATCACAAACACTAGAAATTCTTAAAGCTACTAAAGCAGAACTTGTATTTGAAAATGCTTTGCTTAAAAGTGCAGAGCAATCTTCAATTTTTGATTATCAAGTAGGGGGAAGTTTGCCTATGGATGCTCCTACTTATGTCGTGCGTTCAGCAGACCGTTATCTCTACAAAGCATTAAAGAATAAAGAGTTTTGTTACGTTCTCAATGCCCGACAAATGGGCAAATCCAGCTTGATGGTAAGGATTATACATCATCTTCAAAAGCAAGGGTTTAACTGTGCGGCCATCGATATCACTCGCCTGGGTTGCGAAAATATTACTCCTGCTCAATGGTATAAAGGATTAGTCGTGGAGTTGTGGCAGAGTTTTAATTTATTAGGAAAGGTGAATTTAAAAGCTTGGTGGCATGAGCAAAAAAATTTATCACCTATCCAGTGTTTAAGTAGATTTATAGAAGATGTTTTATTAGATCAAGTTTCAGACGAAAATATTTTTATTTTTATTGATGAAATTGATAGTGTTTTATCTTTAGATTTTCTAGTTAATGATTTTTTTGCTTTAATTCGCTTTTGTTATAATCAGCGCAGCATTAATCCTAAATATCGACGTTTAACTTTTGCTTTATTTGGCGTTGCTACTCCGTCCGATTTGATTACGGATTATCAAAGAACACCTTTTAATATTGGTCAAGCAATTCAATTAAATGGTTTTCATGTTCATGAAGCTCAACCTTTGTTGGAGGGATTGACACAAAAAGTTAGTAATCCTCAATTAGTACTCAAAGAAGTACTAGCTTGGACTAGTGGTCAGCCTTTCCTTACCCAGAAACTTTGTAAGTTGATTCGCAGTTCGGTATCTGCTATTCCTACAAATAGTGAAGCAGAATGGATTGAAAGTTTGGTGTTTACGAATATCATCAATAATTGGGAATCACAGGATGAGCCGGAGCATTTGCGAACAATTCGCGATCGCATCCTCAAAAATACTCGCCACCCTGTTGGGTTACTAGAACTATATCAGCAAATTTGGCATCAAGAAAAAATTCCCGCAGTAGATAGTCCAGAAGCAAGAGAATTGCTGTTGTCGGGGTTAATAATTAAAGAAGAAGGGTCTTTGAAAGTGCATAACCGGATATATGAATTGATTTTTAACAGTAGTTGGGCATCCTCTTGGAAATTAAAAATTGAAAATTGA
- a CDS encoding response regulator translates to MVVDDEQDVQLLFRQKFRRELKQEQIKLYFAFSAEEALEYLQSQLINHLALIVTDINMPGMNGLEMLKVIKDHYPNLKVFIITAYDDEYNYLTAKQYGADGYITKPIQFDKLKEKILNL, encoded by the coding sequence ATGGTTGTAGATGACGAACAAGATGTTCAATTGTTGTTTAGACAGAAATTTAGGAGAGAACTTAAACAAGAGCAAATCAAATTATATTTTGCTTTTTCAGCAGAAGAAGCTTTGGAATATTTACAAAGTCAATTAATTAATCATCTAGCTTTGATAGTAACCGACATTAATATGCCTGGAATGAACGGCTTAGAAATGCTCAAAGTTATTAAAGATCATTATCCGAATCTCAAAGTATTTATCATTACTGCTTATGATGATGAATATAATTACTTAACAGCTAAACAATATGGAGCTGATGGCTATATCACAAAACCTATTCAATTTGACAAGCTGAAAGAAAAAATACTTAATTTATGA
- a CDS encoding trifunctional serine/threonine-protein kinase/ATP-binding protein/sensor histidine kinase, with product MPTSFPGYQIIEALHDSPNSFVYRGYRLENSQPIILKVLKPTYPSPERIAWFKQEYETTKSLRLKGVIEAYSLENYLHQWVMVLEDFGGESLNHFIKKRQFTIAEFLSIAINIVQILKEIHQYQVIHKNINPANIVWNQQTGQVKLIDFGISIVLSRENSTFRNPNVLEGTLAYISPEQTGRMNRAIDYRTDFYSLGVTFYELLTGQLPFPTDDALELVHCHIAKRFVPLHEYKSDIPQMISEIVLKLMNKNAEDRYQSVCGLKADLEICLQQWQAKQQIELFLIGQYDISDKFQIPQKLYGREEEIATLMAAFERVSLGANEMMLVSGFSGIGKSALVQEVYKPITRQRGYFIAGKFDQFQRNIPYTSIIQAFRSLILQILTENETAIALWREKLLTALGGNGQVMIEVIPEIELIIGSQPPVTDLPPAAAKNRFNLVLQNFIKVFTRQEHPLVIFLDDLQWVDGASLKLIEMLMTVADSKYLFLIGAYRDNEVSAAHPLMLTLAEIKQAQATVNQIFLSPLTLLQITQLVSDVCHCEPATAIPLAELILNKTNGNPFFMTEFLKSLYAEALVTFNYQQSCWQWNLEQIQSQQITDNVVELMADKVQKLPLQTQTILKLAACIGNRFNLEKLSTISEETPQETASVLWPAIAKRFVLPLSNTYKLTNLDVEGLLDRLTAEYKFAHDRIQQAVYLLIPEIDKKAMHLRVGQLLLQNTPPQKQDENLFDIVNQLNQGQDLINHQGDKYQLAQLNLQAGKKAKDSAAYQSAFNYLQTGLRLLQQDSWHHQYNLTLELHVEAAEAAYLSTDFAAMELLTNIVLQQAETLLEKVRVYEVRIQSYWAENKHLEAVKTALQVLKLLNITFPEQPSQPDIILALQQTHSILAAKAPSDLIDLPIMTDLVKLAAMQIMTIVWSPAYLTVNELIPLIACQQINLSVTGGNAAESAFAYANYGLILCGQGQIDTAYQFSQLALHLLEKFHATKLKAKIYVFCNFVRHLKEHLRKVLLYELEAYQSGLESGDFEFAAGGAMGYCMMSYLSGKELVKLEQEQAIYHQAIAQLKQEAFLNWHRIFWQVVLNWIGKAENPCCLNGEVYDENKMLPLHLEVQDRTAMLHLYTNKLILSYHFHQFEQASENATKLEEYLVNAATTCFAPPAYFYDSLTRLMMFADASVNDKNSILEKVAANQEKMQTWANHAPMNYLHKFYLVEAERCCVLGKDQDAREYYDRAITLAHKHEYLHEEALAYELAGRFYLAKNQKHLARHYLQDAHYAYQRWGAVAKVKDLEARYPRFLTKTSTESFAIGLNPLTSNSDQTTSGVLDFASILKASQTISGEIVLDKLLAKLMKIVIENAGAQKGFLILYKQDNLVIEAQGTVDVDDLILLQSLPIDSVAPGTKIPLLSTAIINYVAHTHKDVVLNDATHETQFTLDPYIITTQPKSILCTALIHQGKLSGILYLENNLTTGAFTSDRVEVLRILSTQAAISIENCRLYDQLEGYSRTLEQKVEIRTQELQKTNLELASTLQTLTTTQAQIIAQEKLASLGALTAGIAHEIKNPLNFVNNFAELSVELTQELCEEIANQQNRLDPETREYIAETLNDLKQNAQKINEHGKRADNIVHAMLMHSRGHAGDRQMTDINALLKEAIELSYHGMRAKMPSFNINIKTDYADNLGQVNVVPQNISRAFINVINNACYTTHKKKMRFIASAEANGEEFSPMLSITTKDLNQRIEIHIHDNGEGIPQEALDKIFNPFFTTKPTGEGTGLGLSITHDIIVQQHQGEIKVETKVNFYTYFIIILPKFVAYRK from the coding sequence ATGCCAACATCTTTTCCAGGCTACCAAATCATTGAAGCACTACATGATAGTCCTAACTCGTTTGTCTATCGTGGATATCGCCTAGAAAATTCTCAACCAATCATCCTCAAAGTCCTCAAACCAACTTATCCATCACCAGAAAGAATAGCTTGGTTTAAACAAGAGTATGAGACGACCAAATCTTTACGACTTAAAGGGGTGATAGAAGCTTACAGCTTAGAAAACTATTTGCATCAATGGGTAATGGTATTAGAAGATTTTGGTGGTGAATCTCTCAATCACTTCATTAAAAAGAGACAATTTACTATTGCAGAATTTCTTTCTATTGCCATTAATATTGTGCAAATTCTCAAAGAGATACATCAATATCAGGTAATCCATAAGAATATTAACCCAGCTAATATTGTTTGGAATCAGCAAACAGGACAAGTTAAACTCATCGACTTTGGGATTTCGATAGTACTATCGCGAGAAAATTCTACATTTCGCAATCCTAATGTATTAGAAGGAACCCTCGCTTACATTTCGCCAGAACAGACTGGACGAATGAATCGAGCCATTGATTATCGCACAGATTTTTATTCATTAGGAGTAACTTTTTACGAATTATTAACAGGTCAATTGCCTTTTCCTACAGATGATGCTTTGGAGTTAGTACATTGTCATATTGCTAAACGATTTGTGCCTTTACATGAATATAAGTCAGACATTCCTCAAATGATTTCAGAGATTGTTTTGAAATTGATGAATAAAAATGCTGAAGATCGTTATCAATCAGTATGTGGATTAAAAGCAGACTTAGAAATATGTTTACAGCAATGGCAAGCCAAACAACAAATTGAACTTTTTTTAATAGGACAATATGATATTTCAGATAAGTTTCAAATTCCGCAAAAGCTATATGGGCGGGAAGAAGAAATCGCAACTTTAATGGCTGCCTTTGAACGGGTAAGCCTGGGTGCAAATGAAATGATGTTGGTATCAGGATTTTCAGGAATTGGTAAGTCAGCCTTAGTGCAGGAAGTCTATAAACCAATTACCCGCCAACGCGGCTACTTTATCGCTGGAAAATTTGATCAGTTTCAACGTAATATTCCCTATACGTCGATTATCCAGGCATTTCGGTCATTAATACTACAAATACTTACAGAAAATGAGACCGCGATCGCGCTTTGGCGAGAAAAGTTGCTTACGGCTTTAGGTGGTAATGGCCAAGTGATGATTGAGGTGATTCCAGAAATAGAACTGATTATTGGTTCGCAACCTCCTGTGACTGATTTACCACCAGCAGCAGCTAAAAATCGTTTTAACTTAGTCTTACAAAACTTTATTAAAGTATTTACCCGTCAAGAACATCCCCTAGTTATTTTCTTAGACGATTTGCAATGGGTTGATGGGGCTTCGTTAAAGTTGATTGAGATGTTAATGACAGTAGCAGATAGTAAATATCTGTTTTTAATCGGAGCCTATCGAGACAATGAAGTCAGTGCAGCACATCCTTTAATGTTGACTTTGGCTGAAATCAAGCAAGCCCAAGCAACAGTTAATCAGATTTTTCTATCACCTTTAACTTTACTACAGATAACTCAGCTAGTGAGCGATGTTTGCCACTGTGAGCCAGCAACTGCTATCCCCTTAGCCGAGTTAATCCTGAATAAGACTAATGGTAATCCCTTTTTTATGACTGAGTTTTTAAAGTCTTTATATGCAGAAGCCCTAGTCACTTTTAATTATCAACAAAGTTGTTGGCAATGGAATTTAGAGCAGATCCAATCTCAACAAATTACCGACAATGTAGTCGAATTGATGGCCGATAAGGTGCAAAAATTACCGCTACAGACACAAACTATTTTGAAGTTAGCCGCTTGTATTGGCAACCGATTTAACTTAGAAAAATTATCAACAATTTCTGAGGAAACGCCACAAGAAACAGCATCTGTTCTTTGGCCAGCGATCGCTAAGAGATTTGTGTTACCTCTAAGCAATACTTACAAATTGACAAATCTAGATGTAGAAGGTTTGTTAGACAGGTTGACAGCAGAATATAAATTTGCCCATGACAGAATCCAGCAAGCAGTCTATTTACTAATTCCTGAAATAGATAAAAAGGCAATGCATCTGCGTGTGGGTCAACTATTACTACAAAATACGCCGCCACAAAAGCAAGATGAAAATTTATTTGATATTGTGAATCAACTAAACCAAGGACAGGATTTAATTAACCACCAAGGAGATAAATATCAATTAGCACAATTAAATTTACAGGCGGGAAAAAAAGCCAAAGACTCAGCAGCTTATCAATCAGCATTTAACTATTTGCAAACTGGTTTAAGGCTATTACAACAAGATAGTTGGCATCATCAATACAATCTGACTTTGGAACTTCATGTAGAGGCAGCAGAGGCGGCTTATCTAAGTACTGATTTTGCAGCAATGGAGCTATTAACAAATATAGTTCTGCAACAAGCCGAGACGCTACTAGAAAAGGTCAGAGTTTACGAAGTTCGCATCCAATCTTATTGGGCAGAAAACAAACATCTAGAAGCTGTTAAAACGGCATTGCAAGTATTGAAGTTATTAAATATCACCTTTCCAGAACAACCAAGTCAACCAGATATAATTTTGGCTTTGCAACAAACACATTCAATTTTAGCAGCAAAAGCACCCTCAGACTTGATTGACTTGCCGATAATGACCGATTTGGTCAAACTGGCAGCCATGCAAATTATGACTATTGTCTGGAGTCCTGCTTACTTAACAGTAAATGAACTGATTCCGTTAATTGCTTGCCAACAGATAAATCTTTCGGTTACTGGAGGTAACGCTGCTGAATCAGCTTTTGCTTATGCAAATTATGGATTAATTTTATGCGGTCAGGGGCAGATTGATACTGCATATCAATTCAGTCAATTGGCTTTACATCTGTTAGAAAAATTCCATGCCACAAAACTTAAAGCCAAGATCTATGTATTTTGTAATTTTGTCAGACATTTAAAAGAGCATCTGAGAAAAGTACTGTTATACGAGTTAGAAGCTTATCAAAGTGGGTTGGAAAGTGGAGATTTTGAATTTGCTGCTGGTGGAGCAATGGGTTACTGCATGATGTCATATTTAAGTGGCAAAGAATTAGTAAAACTAGAACAAGAGCAAGCAATTTATCATCAAGCGATCGCTCAACTTAAACAAGAAGCATTTCTCAATTGGCATCGCATATTTTGGCAGGTAGTTCTCAACTGGATTGGTAAGGCAGAAAACCCTTGTTGTTTAAATGGTGAAGTCTACGATGAAAACAAAATGCTGCCGTTGCATTTAGAAGTTCAAGATCGAACTGCAATGCTGCATTTATATACAAATAAATTAATCCTTAGCTATCACTTTCATCAATTTGAGCAAGCAAGTGAAAATGCAACAAAGTTGGAAGAATATTTAGTTAATGCGGCAACAACTTGTTTTGCTCCCCCGGCTTATTTTTATGATTCGTTAACTCGGTTAATGATGTTTGCTGATGCTTCTGTAAATGATAAAAATAGCATTTTGGAAAAAGTTGCTGCTAACCAAGAAAAAATGCAAACATGGGCAAATCATGCTCCCATGAATTATTTACACAAATTTTATTTAGTAGAAGCCGAACGTTGCTGTGTATTAGGTAAAGATCAAGATGCCAGAGAATATTACGATCGCGCCATTACTCTAGCTCATAAACACGAATATCTCCATGAAGAAGCTCTAGCTTATGAGCTAGCAGGGCGATTTTATTTAGCTAAAAACCAAAAACATCTGGCTCGCCACTACCTACAAGATGCTCATTATGCTTATCAGCGTTGGGGGGCTGTGGCTAAAGTCAAAGATTTGGAGGCCAGATACCCACGATTTTTGACTAAAACCTCAACAGAAAGCTTTGCTATTGGCTTAAATCCTTTAACTAGCAACTCAGATCAAACTACATCAGGTGTATTAGATTTTGCTAGTATATTGAAAGCCTCACAAACAATTTCTGGAGAGATTGTTTTAGATAAGTTGCTAGCAAAATTAATGAAAATTGTGATTGAAAACGCTGGCGCTCAAAAAGGCTTTTTGATTCTTTATAAACAAGATAACTTAGTGATTGAAGCCCAAGGAACAGTAGATGTTGATGACTTAATTTTACTGCAATCCTTGCCAATAGATTCAGTGGCTCCTGGAACTAAAATTCCTCTTTTATCAACAGCTATTATTAATTATGTAGCTCACACTCACAAAGATGTAGTCTTAAATGATGCCACCCACGAAACACAATTTACTCTTGATCCCTACATTATTACTACTCAACCTAAATCTATTCTCTGTACTGCCTTAATTCATCAAGGCAAACTTAGCGGTATTTTATATTTAGAAAATAATTTAACCACAGGTGCTTTTACAAGCGATCGCGTGGAAGTTTTAAGAATCCTTTCGACTCAAGCCGCCATTTCTATTGAGAATTGCCGTCTTTACGATCAGCTAGAAGGTTACAGTCGGACTCTAGAACAAAAAGTAGAAATTAGAACTCAAGAACTCCAAAAGACAAATCTGGAATTAGCCAGTACCCTGCAAACATTAACAACCACACAAGCTCAAATTATTGCCCAAGAAAAACTGGCTTCTCTAGGAGCTTTAACAGCTGGTATTGCCCATGAGATCAAAAATCCCTTAAACTTTGTTAACAACTTTGCCGAGCTTTCCGTAGAGTTAACTCAAGAACTCTGCGAAGAAATTGCCAATCAGCAAAATCGTTTAGATCCAGAAACTAGAGAATATATTGCAGAAACCTTAAACGATCTCAAACAAAACGCCCAAAAAATCAATGAGCATGGCAAAAGGGCAGATAATATTGTACATGCAATGCTGATGCACTCGCGCGGACATGCTGGCGATCGGCAAATGACAGATATTAACGCTTTGCTTAAAGAAGCGATCGAGCTATCGTATCACGGAATGCGTGCTAAGATGCCCTCTTTCAATATCAATATCAAGACAGATTATGCTGATAATCTTGGTCAAGTAAATGTCGTACCCCAAAATATTAGTCGCGCTTTTATCAATGTAATTAATAATGCTTGCTATACAACACATAAAAAGAAAATGCGTTTTATCGCCAGTGCAGAAGCTAATGGTGAAGAATTTTCACCGATGCTTTCGATAACTACTAAAGATTTGAATCAACGAATAGAAATTCATATCCACGATAACGGCGAAGGTATTCCCCAAGAAGCACTAGATAAGATTTTTAATCCCTTTTTTACAACTAAACCGACTGGTGAAGGAACTGGTTTAGGTCTATCTATTACTCATGATATTATTGTCCAGCAACATCAAGGAGAAATCAAAGTAGAAACAAAAGTAAATTTTTATACATATTTTATTATTATCTTACCTAAATTTGTTGCTTACAGGAAATAG